A genomic segment from Pleurodeles waltl isolate 20211129_DDA chromosome 9, aPleWal1.hap1.20221129, whole genome shotgun sequence encodes:
- the SYCN gene encoding syncollin, whose protein sequence is MKPAPLTVLLLPLFLALASAQCPNPADIKDDEGVKVCARMFEDSSPYYDQCCGGKYLDARPGDDMPYIPLGWNNRISSLVVATRCELTVWSKSGKGGNMRRFNSGIQYRLKELKQGLLGNWDNAISSYYCKCN, encoded by the coding sequence ATGAAGCCTGCTCCGCTCACTGTGCTCCTGCTGCCCCTGTTCTTGGCTCTGGCCTCTGCCCAGTGCCCAAACCCAGCGGATATTAAGGATGATGAAGGGGTGAAGGTCTGCGCCCGCATGTTTGAAGACAGCAGTCCCTATTATGACCAGTGCTGCGGTGGCAAATACCTCGATGCACGTCCTGGCGATGACATGCCCTACATACCCCTGGGCTGGAACAACCgcatttcatccctggtggtggcaaCACGCTGTGAGCTCACCGTCTGGTCCAAGTCGGGCAAGGGGGGCAACATGCGCCGTTTCAACAGTGGCATTCAATATCGCCTGAAGGAGCTGAAGCAGGGTCTTTTAGGGAACTGGGACAATGCAATCTCATCCTACTACTGCAAGTGCAACTAG